Sequence from the Actinocatenispora sera genome:
CCACCGCCGCGCGGCCGCACGGCACTCTCACCAGCACCGGGCGCCGGCGCGAAGGCCGGCCGCCAGCGGGAACGTAGGGTGGACCGGTGCGGATCGATGAGCCGACGCGGGCGGACCTCGGGCCGATCCTCGCCGACCACGATCGGTACTGGGGCGGTCGGGACCTGCGATGGCTGCACCACCCGATGTACTGCCGGCAGTTCGCCGACACCGGCCTGGTCGCCCGCGCCGACGGCATCGTCGGCTACCTGTTCGGGTTCGTGGCGCCGACCGGCGAGGGCTACGTGCACCTGGTGGCGGTGCGCGACGACGCCCGCGGTACCGGGCTGGGCCGCACCCTGTACGACCGGTTCGGCGAGCTCGCCGCCGCCCGCGGCGCCGACCGGCTGACCGCGATCACCACGCCCGGCAACGCCGGATCGATCGCGTTCCACCGCGCGCTCGGTTTCACCGCCGAGACCGTCGCCGACTACTCCGGCCCCGGCGGCGACCGGGTCGTGCTGCACCGCCCGCTCGACCGCGAACCGGTACGGATCGAGCCGGCGCGGGTGTCCGACGCCGGCGCGGTACTCACGGTCCAGCAGGCCGCGTTCGTCACCGAAGCGCTGGCGTACGGCGCGGCGATCCCGCCGGTACGCGAGAGTGTCGCCGACGTCACGGCGGCGATCGTCGCCGGCCGGGTACTGGTGGCCCGGGACGGGGCCCGGGTGATCGGCGCCGCCCGGGTCTCCCCCATCGACCACGGCACCGGGGCGGAGATCGGGCGGTTGGCGGTGGCGCCGGACCGGCAGGGCGAGGGGCTGGGCAGCCGGCTGCTCGCCGCCGCGGAGGCGCACGCCGGACCGGTCGAGCGGTACGTGCTGGTCACCGGTCACCGCAGCGAGCGCAACCTGGGCCTGTACCGGCGGCGCGGGTACACCGAGACGCACCGGGCCCTGGATCCGGTCGGAGTGCCGGTGATACATCTGGCCAAACCACGCCATACCAGCTGATTGCTCCGGCCCGGTCGCGCGGTTCTGCTCCCCGCCGCAGCGACGCCGAGCCGGGCACGGGAGGATGGTGTCATGGCAGTACGCACCGACCTCCGCAATGTCGCGATCATCGCGCACGTCGACCATGGCAAGACGACCCTCGTGGACGCGATGCTCCGGCAGTCCGGCGCGTTCGGCGCGCACCTGTCCGCGCACGAGGCCGAGGACCGGGTCATGGACTCGATGGACCTCGAACGGGAAAAGGGCATCACGATCCTGGCCAAGAACACGGCCGTGCACTACAGCCCGCCGGACGGCGGCGACCCGGTGACGATCAACATCGTGGACACCCCGGGGCACGCCGATTTCGGCGGCGAGGTGGAGCGCGGACTGTCCATGGTCGACGGCGTGGTGCTGCTGGTGGACGCCAGCGAGGGTCCGCTGCCGCAGACCCGGTTCGTGCTGCGCAAGGCGCTCGCGGCGAAGCTGCCGGTGGTACTCGTGATCAACAAGGTGGATCGCTCCGACGCCCGGATCGCCGAGGTCGTCGACTCCACCTACGAGCTGTTCTTCGACCTGGACGCGAGCGACGAGCAGATCGACTTCCCGATCGTGTACGCGTCGGCCCGATCCGGGCGGGCCAGCCTGGAGCGCCCGGCCGACGGCGGCCAGCCCGACTCCCCCAACCTCGAACCCCTGTTCCGTACGATCCTGGACACCGTCCCTGCCCCGTCGTACACCGAGGGCGCGCCGCTGCAGGCGCACGTGACGAACCTGGACGCGTCGCCGTTCCTCGGCCGCATCGCGCTGTGCCGGGTGCACGAGGGAACCATCCGCAAGGGCGAGACGGTCGCCTGGTGCCGGCACGACGGTACGGTCGAGCGGGTCCGGATCTCCGAGCTGCTGATGACCGAGGCGCTCGAGCGCAAGCCGGCCGAGTCGGCCCGGCAGGGCGACATCATCGCCATCGCCGGTATCGCCGACATCATGATCGGCGACACTCTCGCCGATCCGGAGGACCCGCGCCCGCTACCGCTGATCACCGTGGACGAACCGGCCATCTCAATGGTGATCGGTACCAACACCTCGCCGCTGGTCGGCCGGGTCAAGGGTTCGAAGGTCACCGCGCGGCTGGTCAAGGACCGGCTGGACCGGGAGCTCGTCGGCAACGTCTCGCTGCGGGTGCTGCCCACCGAGCGGCCGGACGCCTGGGAGGTGCAGGGCCGTGGTGAGCTGGCGCTGGCGATCCTGGTGGAGATCATGCGCCGGGAGGGCTACGAGCTGACGGTGGGCAAGCCGCAGGTGGTCACGCACACCGTCGACGGCAAGGTGCACGAGCCGACCGAGCGACTCACGGTGGATGCGCCGGAGGAGTACCTGGGCACGATCACCCAGCTGCTCAACCTGCGCAAGGGCCGGATGGAGAACCTGGTCAACCACGGCACCGGCTGGGTCCGGATGGAGTGGATCGTGCCGTCCCGCGGCCTGATCGGCTTCCGCACCGAGTTCCTCACCGAGACCCGCGGCACCGGCATCGCCCACCACGTCTTCGAGTCGTACGAGCCGTGGTTCGGTGAGCTGCGCACCCGCAACACCGGCTCGCTGATCGCCGACCGGGCCGGCGTGGCCGTCGCGTTCGCGATGCACAACCTGCAGGAGCGCGGCACCCTGTTCGTCGAGCCGACCACCGAGGTGTACGAGGGCATGATCGTCGGCGAGAACTCGCGCGCCGACGACATGGACGTCAACATCACCAAGGAGAAGAAGCTCACCAACATGCGCTCCTCCACCGGTGACGAGCTGGAGCGGCTGGTGCCGCCGCGCAAGCTGTCGCTGGAGCAGGCGCTGGAGTTCTGCCGCGGCGACGAGTGCGTCGAGGTGACCCCGGAGACGGTCCGGATCCGCAAGGTCGTGCTGTCGGCCGCCGAGCGGGGTCGCGCCCGCGGCCGCGCCAACCGCACCTGACCGTCGGCCACGCCGCCGCGGCCGACGGTCGGCGGTGCCCGGGCGGCACGGTGATCTCGGTGCCGTTAACCTCGGCGCATG
This genomic interval carries:
- a CDS encoding GNAT family N-acetyltransferase, translating into MRIDEPTRADLGPILADHDRYWGGRDLRWLHHPMYCRQFADTGLVARADGIVGYLFGFVAPTGEGYVHLVAVRDDARGTGLGRTLYDRFGELAAARGADRLTAITTPGNAGSIAFHRALGFTAETVADYSGPGGDRVVLHRPLDREPVRIEPARVSDAGAVLTVQQAAFVTEALAYGAAIPPVRESVADVTAAIVAGRVLVARDGARVIGAARVSPIDHGTGAEIGRLAVAPDRQGEGLGSRLLAAAEAHAGPVERYVLVTGHRSERNLGLYRRRGYTETHRALDPVGVPVIHLAKPRHTS
- the typA gene encoding translational GTPase TypA — protein: MAVRTDLRNVAIIAHVDHGKTTLVDAMLRQSGAFGAHLSAHEAEDRVMDSMDLEREKGITILAKNTAVHYSPPDGGDPVTINIVDTPGHADFGGEVERGLSMVDGVVLLVDASEGPLPQTRFVLRKALAAKLPVVLVINKVDRSDARIAEVVDSTYELFFDLDASDEQIDFPIVYASARSGRASLERPADGGQPDSPNLEPLFRTILDTVPAPSYTEGAPLQAHVTNLDASPFLGRIALCRVHEGTIRKGETVAWCRHDGTVERVRISELLMTEALERKPAESARQGDIIAIAGIADIMIGDTLADPEDPRPLPLITVDEPAISMVIGTNTSPLVGRVKGSKVTARLVKDRLDRELVGNVSLRVLPTERPDAWEVQGRGELALAILVEIMRREGYELTVGKPQVVTHTVDGKVHEPTERLTVDAPEEYLGTITQLLNLRKGRMENLVNHGTGWVRMEWIVPSRGLIGFRTEFLTETRGTGIAHHVFESYEPWFGELRTRNTGSLIADRAGVAVAFAMHNLQERGTLFVEPTTEVYEGMIVGENSRADDMDVNITKEKKLTNMRSSTGDELERLVPPRKLSLEQALEFCRGDECVEVTPETVRIRKVVLSAAERGRARGRANRT